Proteins from one Saccharomyces eubayanus strain FM1318 chromosome XI, whole genome shotgun sequence genomic window:
- the URA6 gene encoding bifunctional uridylate/adenylate kinase has translation MTAATKTTPAFSPDQVSVVFVLGGPGAGKGTQCEKLVNDYSFVHLAAGDLLRAEQNREGSEFGELIKNYIKEGLIVPQEITLALLRNAISXNVKNNRHKFLIDGFPRKMDQAISFERDIVESKFILFFDCPEDVMLQRLLERGKTSGRSDDNIESIKKRFKTFKDTSMPVIEYFETKSNVVRIRCDKPVDDVYKDVQAAIRDRL, from the coding sequence ATGACCGCTGCTACGAAAACAACACCGGCTTTCTCGCCAGACCAAGTCTCTGTGGTCTTCGTTCTAGGAGGACCCGGTGCAGGCAAGGGCACTCAGTGTGAAAAACTGGTTAATGATTATTCGTTTGTCCACCTAGCAGCAGGCGACTTGTTGCGTGCTGAACAGAACAGGGAAGGCTCCGAATTCGGTGAATTGATCAAAAACTACATCAAGGAGGGGCTGATCGTTCCTCAGGAGATCACTCTGGCGCTATTACGTAACGCCATTTCCRAAAACGTCAAGAACAACAGACACAAATTCTTGATCGACGGATTCCCCCGGAAGATGGACCAAGCTATTTCATTTGAAAGGGACATCGTTGAAAGCAAGTTCATCCTGTTCTTCGATTGTCCCGAAGACGTCATGCTCCAGAGGCTGTTGGAACGTGGTAAGACTAGTGGCAGAAGTGACGACAACATCGAGTCCATTAAGAAGAGATTCAAGACTTTCAAAGACACCAGCATGCCCGTTATCGAGTACTTCGAAACCAAATCCAATGTCGTCCGTATTCGTTGTGACAAGCCTGTCGACGACGTCTATAAGGACGTTCAAGCCGCCATTCGTGATAGACTATAG
- the PAN3 gene encoding PAN-complex poly(A)-binding subunit PAN3 — MEKINPDWAKDISCRNITIYGYCKKEKEGCPFKHNDNATATTTITTATNDVSSLLDASEAATPTMASVPKFNAKVSASFTPMTIGSDSLATASTTTSATTSTGGSITVAATSATTSTVNSMASPVVDNTLPSNNNNSSNISISIPATASSSNYDPFNAPIFTPSSTSSIHTSTNAPSYPFPTMTNSGGININVNDENNSNMSMTNNVPPPMPPPPMENNDLKYPRIYPPPHSLLQYHLYAPEQPPSLKSLLKPNERSADQLFIPNNIREDLTKKNLSTLQIFPSSGKVIPSVVQDYFNLVPLNFNNNDFLNKTTLFKVFSNYDGKPYVLKRLPNIDKSMNPSKISKIYQIWSKVNCTNLIKFRDIFQTTKFGDLSICLIFDYYPNSLSLYDYHFVNFPKFPITMNYLWTYLVQLTNVMNSIHSQNLNIGNTLNWTKVLITGDPGRIKLSHCDFMDSLFNEDVDSVVSSGGSTKERQQQLDYKHLGQLLFNLSINTDNFNNNNTPREYQIDEITLQSIDDMKQIDDKFKDVLKYLLADGDVKKSVHDLTSHFYDKMFMVLESSQTYTEYIESVLSRELENGRLFRLVNKLNCIFGRIESRIDINWSESGTKFPIILFYDYVFHQVDSNGKPIMDLTHVLRCLNKLDAGIQEKLMLVTPDELNCIIISYKELKDLIDSTFRSITQ, encoded by the coding sequence ATGGAAAAGATCAACCCTGACTGGGCGAAGGACATTTCGTGCAGAAATATCACCATATATGGCTATtgcaaaaaagagaaagaaggTTGCCCTTTCAAACATAACGATAATGCTACCGCTACTACTACCATCACTACCGCCACTAACGACGTTTCTTCTCTCCTAGACGCTAGCGAAGCGGCTACCCCAACCATGGCGTCTGTTCCCAAGTTCAATGCCAAGGTTTCGGCCAGTTTTACTCCAATGACAATTGGCAGTGATTCTTTAGCCACTGCCAGTACCACCACTTCCGCTACTACGAGTACTGGTGGTAGCATCACTGTAGCAGCTACCTCCGCCACTACTTCTACTGTTAACTCAATGGCCAGCCCCGTGGTCGATAACACTTTGCCcagcaacaataacaacagtAGCAACATAAGCATATCGATACCTGCCACCGCCTCGAGTTCCAATTACGACCCATTCAATGCCCCCATTTTTACCCCTTCTTCCACTTCTTCGATTCACACCAGTACGAATGCACCTTCGTACCCATTCCCTACCATGACCAATTCTGGAGGCATAAATATAAACgttaatgatgaaaacaatagcAACATGAGCATGACAAACAACGTGCCACCTCCAATGCCACCGCCCCCTATGGAGAATAACGATCTCAAATATCCAAGAATCTATCCGCCTCCACATAGTCTTTTACAATACCATCTCTATGCCCCTGAGCAACCACCATCGTTGAAATCGCTTTTAAAACCGAACGAAAGGTCTGCTGACCAACTATTCATCCCGAATAATATTAGAGAAGACTTGACGAAGAAAAACCTTTCGACTCTGCAGATTTTCCCCTCATCCGGTAAGGTCATACCAAGCGTTGTTCAAGATTATTTCAACTTAGTCCCACtaaatttcaataataacgattttttaaataaaactacccttttcaaagtcttttCCAATTACGACGGTAAGCCATACGTTTTAAAGAGACTACCTAATATTGATAAATCGATGAATCCAAgcaaaatatccaaaatttatcaaatatGGTCAAAGGTAAACTGTACCAATCTAATAAAATTTAGagatattttccaaaccACCAAATTCGGTGACCTATCTATCTGTTTGATATTTGATTATTATCCGAATTCATTATCTTTGTACGATTACCATTTTGTCAATTTCCCCAAATTTCCCATTACAATGAACTATCTATGGACTTACTTAGTTCAATTAACCAATGTGATGAATTCCATCCATTCGCAAAACTTGAACATTGGAAATACATTAAACTGGACGAAAGTTTTAATTACTGGTGACCCAGGTAGAATCAAATTGTCACATTGCGACTTTATGGACTCGTTGTTTAATGAAGATGTTGACTCAGTAGTGTCTTCCGGCGGGAGTACCAAGGaaagacaacaacaacTGGATTACAAGCACTTGGGACAACTATTATTCAACTTATCAATCAATACTGATAActtcaacaacaataacacGCCAAGAGAATATCAAATAGATGAAATTACTTTACAATCAATCGACGATATGAAACAGATAGAtgacaaattcaaagacgtGTTGAAGTATTTATTAGCTGATGGCGATGTAAAGAAGAGTGTCCATGACCTGACCAGTCATTTTTATGATAAAATGTTCATGGTCTTGGAGTCATCACAAACTTACACAGAATACATAGAATCCGTCTTATCAAGAGAACTGGAAAATGGCAGGTTATTCAGACTGGTCAATAAACTAAATTGTATCTTTGGTAGAATCGAATCTAGAATAGACATAAATTGGTCCGAATCAGGTACGAAGTTCCCCATTATACTATTTTACGACTACGTATTTCATCAAGTGGATTCAAATGGGAAGCCAATAATGGATTTAACCCATGTACTAAGATGCTTGAACAAATTAGATGCAGgtattcaagaaaaattaatgtTAGTCACGCCGGATGAGTTGAACTGTATTATTATATCCTACAAGGAGTTAAAAGACTTGATAGACTCCACTTTTAGATCTATCACccaatag
- the CDC16 gene encoding anaphase promoting complex subunit CDC16 → MRISYSRQVCHSGAKSLKTPAMRNPMSPTEQHSQHNSTLAASPFVSNVSAARTQQNLANDTQNDHSQPWNRTNTTTSPYQSLANSPLIQKLQANIMTPHQPSINSGSAAGNNANDNNLLASMSKNSMFGSTIPSTLRKVSLQREYKDSIDGTLDDGDDNNGNTTVNTNNDRESKLENNGPLTTTTLTTTTTATQLDVSELSAIERLRLWRFDALMQHMYRTAEYIADKVYTISNDPDDAFWLGQVYYNNNQYVRAVELITRNNLDSINILCRYLLGLSFVKLQKYDDALDVIGEYNPFSEDPTFAAANVTSNNGTNSSTSQPTDGGIKMESSLCFLRGKIYFAQNNFNKAKEAFREAILVDIKNFEAFEMLLSKNLLTPQEEWDLFHSLDFKEFGEDREIMKNLYKINLSKYINTDEITRSNEILTEEYKLGDNVDVIRSRVDILYTQCKFNECLELCEAVLENDEFNTNILPTYIGCLYELSNKNKLFLLSHRLAENFPKSAITWFSVATYYMSLDRISEAQKYYSKSSILDPSFAAAWLGFAHTYALEGEQDQALTAYSTASRFFPGMHLPKLFLGMQFMAMNSLNLAESYFVLAYDICPNDPLVLNEMGVMYFKKNEFVKAKKYLKKALEVVKDLDPGSRTTISIQLNLGHTYRKLNENEIAIKCFKCVLEKNDKNSEIHCSLGYLYLKTKKLQKAIDHLHKSLYLKPNNVSATTLLKNALELNVTLSLDSSHPLLDKSNLMDQANKNKTLVNKKRSSLAYDPVNMAKRLRTQKELFDQNNEFLKAGVHDSKNGSNDNGDDDFDADMELE, encoded by the coding sequence ATGAGGATAAGTTATAGTCGCCAAGTGTGCCACAGTGGTgcaaaatcattgaaaacaCCAGCTATGAGAAATCCCATGTCCCCCACGGAACAGCACTCACAGCATAATTCTACTCTGGCGGCCTCACCCTTTGTTTCTAACGTATCTGCAGCAAGGACACAACAGAATTTAGCAAATGATACTCAAAATGATCATTCTCAACCCTGGAACAGAACCAATACGACAACCAGTCCTTACCAATCGTTGGCCAATAGCCCTTTGATACAAAAGCTACAGGCAAATATCATGACCCCGCACCAGCCATCGATCAATTCCGGTTCTGCTGCCGGCAATAATGCAAACGACAACAACTTATTGGCTTCCATGTCTAAGAATAGCATGTTTGGTTCTACTATACCGTCCACATTGAGAAAAGTGAGCCTGCAGCGGGAATACAAAGATTCGATTGATGGCACGCTTGATGATGGTGACGACAACAATGGTAATACGACTGTGAATACTAATAATGATCGAGAGAGTAAACTAGAAAATAATGGGCCTCTGACGACAACTACATTGACGACAACAACTACGGCGACTCAATTAGATGTTTCTGAATTGTCAGCTATAGAGAGACTGAGACTTTGGAGGTTTGACGCATTGATGCAACATATGTACAGGACGGCAGAATACATTGCTGATAAAGTATACACCATATCGAATGATCCTGATGACGCCTTTTGGCTGGGTCAGGTATACTATAACAATAACCAGTACGTAAGAGCTGTGGAACTTATTACCAGAAACAATTTGGATAGCATTAATATTTTATGCCGATACTTATTAggactttcttttgtgaAGTTACAAAAATATGATGACGCTCTCGATGTCATAGGCGAGTACAACCCATTCAGTGAGGATCCAACATTTGCAGCTGCAAACGTCACGAGCAATAACGGGACTAATAGTAGCACGTCACAACCTACCGATGGGGGAATAAAAATGGAATCATCATTGTGTTTTTTGAGAGGGAAAATATATTTTGCGCAAAATAATTTCAACAAGGCAAAGGAGGCGTTTCGTGAAGCCATCTTGGTGGACataaagaattttgaagcttttgaaatgctcctttcaaaaaatctacTAACTCCACAAGAGGAATGGGACCTGTTCCATTCTTTagatttcaaagagtttGGCGAGGACAGAGAAATTATGAAAAACCTTTATAAAATCAACTTGTCCAAATACATCAATACAGATGAGATAACGAGGTCCAATGAGATTCTAACAGAGGAATACAAGTTGGGTGATAATGTAGACGTAATAAGAAGCAGAGTAGATATTCTTTACACGCAATGCAAATTCAACGAGTGCTTAGAGTTATGCGAAGctgttttggaaaatgatgaattcaACACGAACATTCTGCCAACGTATATCGGATGCTTGTATGAACTGtccaataaaaataagctttttcttttatcacATCGTTTAGCAGAGAATTTCCCTAAATCTGCGATTACTTGGTTCAGCGTTGCCACATATTATATGAGCCTAGACAGAATTAGCGAAGCTCAAAAATACTATTCTAAATCCTCGATACTAGACCCGAGCTTTGCAGCTGCATGGCTAGGATTTGCACATACATATGCCCTGGAAGGTGAACAAGACCAAGCGTTGACAGCATATTCTACAGCGTCAAGATTTTTCCCCGGGATGCACCTGCCAAAATTGTTTCTCGGAATGCAGTTTATGGCCATGAATTCATTGAACTTGGCAGAATCATATTTCGTCCTGGCATACGACATCTGCCCCAATGATCCCTTAGTTTTAAATGAAATGGGTGTGAtgtatttcaaaaaaaacgaaTTCGTTAAAGCCAAGAAATACTTAAAGAAGGCGTTGGAAGTGGTGAAAGATTTAGATCCAGGTTCGAGAACGACAATATCGATTCAATTAAATTTAGGCCACACTTATAGAAAGTTGAATGAAAACGAGATTGCCATCAAATGCTTTAAATGTGTcctagaaaaaaatgacaaaaacTCAGAAATCCATTGTTCACTAGGTTATCTGTATTTAAAGACCAAAAAATTGCAGAAGGCTATTGACCATCTGCACAAGTCATTATATCTGAAGCCTAATAATGTATCTGCGACGACATTACTGAAAAACGCCCTAGAATTAAACGTTACGTTATCGCTGGACTCCAGTCATCCGCTGCTTGACAAGTCGAATCTAATGGATCaagcaaacaaaaacaagactttagtcaacaagaaaaggtCTTCGTTGGCATATGATCCTGTTAATATGGCCAAGAGGTTGAGGACCCAAAAGGAGCTTTTTGATCAGAACAATGAGTTTCTCAAAGCGGGAGTGCACGACAGTAAAAATGGCAGTAATGAtaatggtgatgatgattttgacgCTGATATGGAGTTAGAGTAA
- the MIN9 gene encoding Min9p yields MIPRYRFIVRLYSSRKPTFHKANANANANANTVRTTSSPSKSRNRGKSLILVGTLAFITSVISINYQKTKPIEFLE; encoded by the coding sequence ATGATTCCGCGTTACAGGTTCATAGTGAGGCTTTattcttcaagaaaacCAACCTTCCATAAAGCAAACGCAAACGCAAACGCAAACGCAAACACAGTACGCACTACCAGCAGTCCAAGCAAGAGTAGAAATAGAGGCAAATCGTTGATACTCGTAGGAACTCTAGCATTCATAACTTCTGTGATCTCGATAAACTACCAAAAGACCAAACCAATTGAATTTCTCGAATAA
- the SKA1 gene encoding Ska1p, whose amino-acid sequence MNQEELLGFLLNDSGNSQKKCVADEHVYSNWLKNGSDDQNASRERSQAAAAAAAAAAPARKVPVDAMQEDVDELLSGLEGIIGSADALSSKTKSKGKTKKARSKPKKENVQVDKQSMLFETEDAGEESTQDAKEPSVSPDLERSKRKEKGRKNAKELSYDELKDKLEITTRKSRLECKDLKKKLNRLERRNVELEQRLEELAIENQTLIQINKRLSKDADHDEEASKDQKSKEKDRKRREKRTARRKEERKREKHIIPEAIPSSTDTDGQPIEF is encoded by the coding sequence ATGAATCAGGAAGAGTTGCTGGGTTTCCTGCTGAACGATAGTGGTAACAGCCAGAAAAAATGCGTCGCGGATGAGCACGTCTACTCCAATTGGTTGAAGAACGGTAGCGACGATCAAAATGCGTCCCGTGAGAGGTCGCAGGCTGCAGCTGCAGCTGCAGCTGCAGCTGCTCCGGCGCGGAAGGTGCCGGTAGATGCTATGCAAGAGGATGTGGACGAGCTGTTGAGCGGCCTAGAAGGTATCATCGGAAGCGCAGACGCTCTCAGTTCGAAGACTAAGTCAAAGGGCAAAACTAAAAAGGCTAGATCAAAACCTAAGAAGGAGAACGTGCAGGTCGACAAACAGTCTATGCTGTTCGAGACCGAAGATGCTGGCGAGGAGAGCACCCAAGACGCCAAAGAGCCGTCTGTGTCGCCAGATCTCGAGCGCTCAAAGaggaaagagaaaggaaggaaaaacGCCAAGGAGCTGTCGTACGATGAACTGAAAGATAAGCTAGAGATCACCACCCGCAAATCACGTCTCGAGTGCaaagatttgaagaaaaaattgaatagGCTGGAAAGGAGAAACGTCGAACTTGAGCAACGCCTGGAAGAGTTGGCAATTGAAAATCAGACCCTGATACAGATTAACAAAAGGCTCTCAAAAGATGCGGACCATGACGAAGAGGCTTCGAAGGACCAGAAAAGCAAGGAAAAGGACCGGAAAAgaagggaaaaaagaacagcAAGAAGGAAAGAGGAAAGGAAACGAGAAAAGCACATAATACCGGAAGCAATTCCTTCATCAACCGATACGGATGGACAACCTATAGAATTCTGA